In one window of Alphaproteobacteria bacterium DNA:
- a CDS encoding DUF1499 domain-containing protein, producing MIRHRRVLIGYLLGIIVAAVIGTILIGWERSMTLVMPTPAPEDIDFAALRPADAPNRFLVCPENYCAAPPDRISPVFDMPVAALRDRWQQMLQRHPRITQARADETGLQHDFVQRSRFFRFPDSITVRFIPLPENRSTLAVYSRSRYGRDDFGVNRERIEAWLAALSG from the coding sequence ATGATCCGGCACCGCAGGGTACTGATCGGTTACCTTCTGGGGATTATCGTGGCGGCGGTCATCGGCACAATCCTGATCGGCTGGGAGCGGAGCATGACGCTGGTCATGCCGACGCCGGCTCCGGAAGATATCGATTTCGCGGCGCTGCGCCCGGCGGATGCGCCGAACCGCTTTCTGGTCTGCCCCGAAAACTACTGCGCCGCGCCGCCGGACCGGATCAGCCCGGTATTCGACATGCCGGTCGCGGCGTTGCGCGACCGCTGGCAACAGATGCTGCAACGCCATCCCCGGATCACGCAGGCGCGGGCGGATGAAACCGGCCTGCAGCACGATTTCGTCCAGCGGTCGCGCTTTTTCCGTTTCCCGGATTCGATCACGGTGCGTTTCATTCCATTGCCGGAGAACCGTTCGACCCTCGCGGTGTACAGCCGGTCGCGGTACGGCCGCGACGATTTCGGCGTGAACCGGGAACGCATCGAGGCCTGGCTGGCGGCGCTGTCCGGGTAA